From the Kitasatospora atroaurantiaca genome, the window TACCGAACGCCGTGCCGGCTCCCGCCCAGAGCGGGTGGGAACTGCCCGGCGCCAAGACGTTCACCAGCCCGGCGAGCAACTCGTACCGGGTGCAGGGCCAGGCCGCGGTTGCCGCCCGGTCCGCCGCCGTGCCGTCCACCGGCCGGACCGTCTACGTCCTCACCCGCTCCACCTGCACCACGGACACCGGGACGGGCACCCAGGCGGCGCCGTTCTGCAGCCTGCAGCGCGGCGTGGACGCGGCCGTCCCCGGCGACACCGTCCGGGTCGACGGGAAGGACGAGGGGGTCAGCCCGCCCAGCGACATGGAGGCCGTGGTCGTCCACACCTCCGGCCTGACCCTCACCGGCGGGACCAACACCCCGCAGATCATTTCGTTCAACAACGCGGCCGGAAAGCCCGCCCTGACCCTGGACGGGGTCAGCGATGTGACGATCAGTCACCTCACCTTCGGCGGGGGCAACGCACCGGGCCTGCTCGTCAAGGGCTCCAGCCGGATCACCCTCGACTCCGACCGCCTCGACGGGTCCGGCGGCAACGCCCTGACCATCGACGGCACGTCCAACGCGATCACCGTGACCAGGTCGCACGCCTCGATGTTCTACCCGGTCGCCGGCAGCGCGACGATCTCGGTGGCCGCCGGGGCGAAGGACATCACCCTGGCCGGCAACCTGGTCAAGGGCGCCACCACGGACAACTCCCAGACGACGTACCAGGCGACCGGCGGCATCGCCGCCACCGGAGTGCAGGGCCTGAACGTCACCGGCAACACCGTTCAGCGCGGCTGCCTCCCCGGCATCGCCGTGGACGGCACCTCGACCGCCGTGTCGATCCAGAACAACCTGCTGGTCGAGACGGCCGCCGTGGCCGGCTGCGACTCCGGCCAGCCCGCTGTGACGGTCTCGGCCGAGTCCGCCCTCGGGACCACCACCGACTACAACGACTTCTACGCCGAGTCCGCCACCGGCGCCGGGCCCTACCGCTGGGCCGGCACCGCGTACCCGACCGTTGCCGCCTTCCAGGCCGCGCAGACCCAGGGCGCGCACGACACCGTCGAGACGGTCGCGCCGCAGCAGGTCAACAGCGGTTCGGACTGGGGCGTCGCCTATGCCCTGCAGACCGGCTCCGCCGCGATCGGCACCGCCAACCAGTCCGCGCCCGGCGCCCTGACCACCGACTACTTCGGACACGGCCCGATGGCCGACCGGGGCGCGGTCAAGTTCCAGAGCAACAACCCCGGCTTCGCGATGGCGCTGACCGCGAAGAACACCAGCGCGTTCGGCGTCTCACTGGCCCTGGACGTGACCACCCTGCCGGTCGCCCAGGACATCTACCTCCAGTGGGGCGACGGCACCGTCGACGTCCTCAACTTCTACGGCGACAAGCCGGTGAAGACGACGGCGGGCCACATCTACAAGAAGCTCGGCGACTACACGATCACCGTCACCGACTACGAGAAGACCGGCAACACCATCCGCAACACGGTGAAGGTCTCCACCCTCGGCTCGCAGTACACCGCGTACGGCCCGAAGCGGCTGCTGGACAGCCGGGACGGCACGGGTCTCGCGGCCGTCGGCAGGGTCCCGGCGTACGGGACGGTCAAGCTCAAGGTCGGCGGTGCGGGCGGCATCCCGGCGAACGCGACCGCCGCGGTGCTGAACCTGACCGTGACCGGCCCGGCCGCCGACGGCTACATCACGGCTTACCCGGACGGTGGCCCGCGGCCGACCACCTCGAACGTCAACTACCGGGCCAAGCAGACCGTGCCGAACCTGGTGATGGTGCCGATCGGCGACAACGGCTACGTCGACCTGTACAACGGCAGCCGGGACACCACCGACCTGGTCGCCGACATCACCGGCTACTTCACCCCGACGGCCGCGGCCGGCTTCGCCCCCGTCGGCCCGAGCCGGCTGGTCGACACCCGGAACGGCACCGGTGCCCCGCGTGGCCAGGTTCCCGGGCGCGGCTCCATCCCGGCACAGATCGCCGGCGCCGCCCCCGGCCTGCCGGGCGGCAGCATCTCCGCGGTCGCGCTGAACGTCACCGTCACCAACCCGCGCGGGGACGGCTACCTGACCGTCTACCCGAGCGGGCAGACCATGCCCACCGCGTCCAACTTGAACTTCACCGTCGGGCAGACCATCGCCAACTCGGTCGTCGTCCCGGTGGGCGCGGACGGCAAGATCCGGCTGTTCAACGGCGCCTGGGCCGGAGCCGACGTGGTCATCGACGTGGTCGGCTACTACAGCGCCTACGAGACGGGCGCGTTCATGCCGGTCGACCCGAAGCGGCTGCTCGACACCCGCGACCCGGCGACCTGGGGCGGCGGCCCGCTGAAGGGCCGTTACTACGCCTACCTGCCGATGACCACGCGCACCGACATCCCGGCGTTCGTCTTCAACGCCACTGTCACCAACACAGGCGCCGATGGCTACTTGTCCGCGGCCTCCGACCCGAACACCGTCGCCGACTACAAGAGCGGGTACCCGTATCCGGTGTACGCGCCGAACACCTCGTCGCTGAACTGGCGGCGCGGCACCACCGTGCCGAACCTGGTGCAGGTCACGCCGGGCCGGGGCGTCATCGACTTCTTCAACCAGAGCGACGGCGACATCGACCTGATCGTCGACATCTTCGGCTACTACCAGAACGACTGACGTCAACTCAGTCCGAATTCCGGTCAGTGACTGACGCGGACAGGGGATGACGCGGAGAGGTGCCTTGCTTCCGGCCTGGAAGCTGGGCACCTCTCTCGCATCGGCCTCCGGCACACCGTCTCCAACGCCTTCCACACCTGCTACTGACAGCGCGGCGACACCACCCTGGCTCGGCGGATCACGCTGGGCGACGTGTCCGGCGGGAGGCTGACGCCCGGCATCGGGGCTGACGGGGTCGGGGTTCGACGCGACGGGCCGTTCGCGCGGGTCGGACCGTGATGGGTGAACGAGGCTTGACCGAGGTGACGAGCGTCCCCAGCCGGATCCGCTCGGTCGCCGTCGCGGCGGCCGTCAGCGTGGGGATCGCCCCGAACCACGGCTCGTCCCGGAACGACCGCCACGAC encodes:
- a CDS encoding right-handed parallel beta-helix repeat-containing protein, with protein sequence MALAAGFAFLPGQAHAADPAPNAVPNAVPNAVPAPAQSGWELPGAKTFTSPASNSYRVQGQAAVAARSAAVPSTGRTVYVLTRSTCTTDTGTGTQAAPFCSLQRGVDAAVPGDTVRVDGKDEGVSPPSDMEAVVVHTSGLTLTGGTNTPQIISFNNAAGKPALTLDGVSDVTISHLTFGGGNAPGLLVKGSSRITLDSDRLDGSGGNALTIDGTSNAITVTRSHASMFYPVAGSATISVAAGAKDITLAGNLVKGATTDNSQTTYQATGGIAATGVQGLNVTGNTVQRGCLPGIAVDGTSTAVSIQNNLLVETAAVAGCDSGQPAVTVSAESALGTTTDYNDFYAESATGAGPYRWAGTAYPTVAAFQAAQTQGAHDTVETVAPQQVNSGSDWGVAYALQTGSAAIGTANQSAPGALTTDYFGHGPMADRGAVKFQSNNPGFAMALTAKNTSAFGVSLALDVTTLPVAQDIYLQWGDGTVDVLNFYGDKPVKTTAGHIYKKLGDYTITVTDYEKTGNTIRNTVKVSTLGSQYTAYGPKRLLDSRDGTGLAAVGRVPAYGTVKLKVGGAGGIPANATAAVLNLTVTGPAADGYITAYPDGGPRPTTSNVNYRAKQTVPNLVMVPIGDNGYVDLYNGSRDTTDLVADITGYFTPTAAAGFAPVGPSRLVDTRNGTGAPRGQVPGRGSIPAQIAGAAPGLPGGSISAVALNVTVTNPRGDGYLTVYPSGQTMPTASNLNFTVGQTIANSVVVPVGADGKIRLFNGAWAGADVVIDVVGYYSAYETGAFMPVDPKRLLDTRDPATWGGGPLKGRYYAYLPMTTRTDIPAFVFNATVTNTGADGYLSAASDPNTVADYKSGYPYPVYAPNTSSLNWRRGTTVPNLVQVTPGRGVIDFFNQSDGDIDLIVDIFGYYQND